The following are from one region of the Chromobacterium phragmitis genome:
- a CDS encoding TMEM175 family protein: MEKNRLEAFSDGVIAIIITIMVLELKAPHGTDWQSLAPLLPVFLCYVLSFVYVGIYWNNHHHFYHAARRIDGRVLWANLHLLFWLSLIPFVTGWMGENHFAPLPVAMYGVVLLMCAIAWWIMQQALLCLPGNRTRLSEALGGDVKGKLSPLCYLLAIAAAWWHTWLAGALYLAVALMWLIPDRRIECMLYGEQEAD, encoded by the coding sequence ATGGAAAAGAATCGCCTGGAGGCGTTCAGCGACGGCGTGATCGCCATCATCATCACCATCATGGTGCTGGAGCTGAAAGCGCCGCACGGCACCGACTGGCAATCGCTGGCGCCGTTGCTGCCGGTGTTCCTCTGCTATGTGCTCAGCTTCGTCTACGTGGGGATCTACTGGAACAACCACCATCACTTCTACCACGCCGCCCGCCGCATCGACGGCCGCGTGCTGTGGGCCAATCTGCACCTGCTGTTCTGGTTGTCGCTGATTCCCTTCGTCACCGGCTGGATGGGCGAGAACCACTTCGCGCCGCTGCCGGTGGCGATGTACGGCGTCGTGCTGCTGATGTGCGCGATCGCCTGGTGGATCATGCAGCAGGCGCTGCTGTGCCTGCCCGGCAACCGCACCCGGCTGTCCGAGGCGCTGGGCGGCGACGTCAAGGGCAAGCTGTCGCCGCTGTGCTACCTGCTGGCGATCGCCGCCGCCTGGTGGCATACCTGGCTGGCCGGCGCGCTGTACCTGGCGGTGGCCTTGATGTGGCTGATCCCGGACCGGCGCATCGAGTGCATGCTGTACGGCGAGCAAGAGGCGGACTGA
- a CDS encoding DUF3460 family protein, with amino-acid sequence MYQSEFTQFINGFLEKNPEVDSERRELRLTLWDRDVSLEDQRRWKESRVPQKPYVYQPE; translated from the coding sequence ATGTACCAGTCCGAATTCACCCAGTTCATCAACGGCTTCCTGGAGAAGAATCCGGAAGTGGACAGCGAGCGCCGCGAGCTGCGCCTGACCCTGTGGGACCGCGACGTCAGCCTGGAAGACCAGCGCCGCTGGAAAGAATCCCGCGTGCCGCAGAAGCCTTACGTCTATCAGCCGGAATAA
- a CDS encoding class I SAM-dependent methyltransferase: protein MTRHTVALDSALSGYLFDIAVAEHPVQRELREFTAGHRLAKMQISPDQGQFMAWLARLIGARRYLEIGVFTGYSALTVALAMPEDGEVVACDVSEAFTAIARDYWAKAGVAGRIDLRLQPALNTLRQLLDDGQAGRFDLAFIDADKPSYRDYYEACLELVRPGGVIAIDNIFLSGRVVEPKPEDPPGVHLVHAFNASLKADPRVHMCVLPIGDGLTLCTRR from the coding sequence ATGACTCGCCACACCGTCGCGCTCGATAGCGCCCTCTCCGGCTACCTGTTCGACATCGCCGTCGCTGAACACCCGGTCCAGCGCGAGCTGCGCGAATTCACCGCCGGCCACCGGCTGGCCAAGATGCAGATCTCGCCGGACCAGGGCCAGTTCATGGCCTGGCTGGCGCGGCTGATCGGCGCGCGCCGCTACCTGGAGATCGGCGTGTTCACCGGCTACAGCGCGCTGACCGTGGCGCTGGCGATGCCGGAGGACGGCGAGGTGGTGGCCTGCGACGTCAGCGAAGCCTTCACCGCCATCGCCCGCGACTACTGGGCCAAGGCCGGCGTCGCCGGCCGCATCGACCTGCGGCTGCAGCCGGCGCTGAACACCTTGCGCCAATTGCTGGACGACGGCCAGGCCGGCCGCTTCGACCTCGCCTTCATCGACGCCGACAAGCCGTCCTACCGCGACTACTACGAAGCCTGCCTTGAGCTGGTGCGCCCCGGCGGCGTGATCGCCATCGACAACATCTTTCTGTCCGGCCGCGTGGTGGAGCCCAAGCCGGAAGATCCGCCCGGCGTGCACCTGGTGCACGCTTTCAACGCCAGCCTCAAGGCCGACCCGCGCGTGCACATGTGCGTGCTGCCGATAGGCGACGGCCTGACGCTGTGCACCCGCCGTTAG
- a CDS encoding biopolymer transporter ExbD, translated as MLNRRPRRQMNQMNVVPYIDVMLVLLVIFMVTAPMFTPGVIDVPSVSEAPAIDVRPLEVTVDAAGKIELVDGEQKTRVDSLDDLASQLQALAGAGQRPVAISADANLKYAEVVKIADRLHQAGIKRVALTVKQISKQ; from the coding sequence ATGCTGAACCGCCGCCCCCGCCGCCAGATGAACCAGATGAACGTCGTGCCCTATATCGACGTGATGCTGGTGCTGCTGGTGATTTTCATGGTCACCGCCCCGATGTTCACGCCGGGCGTGATCGACGTGCCCAGCGTCTCCGAGGCGCCCGCCATCGACGTGCGCCCGCTGGAGGTCACCGTGGACGCCGCCGGCAAGATCGAACTGGTGGACGGCGAGCAGAAGACCCGAGTCGATTCGCTGGACGATCTGGCCAGCCAGCTGCAGGCGCTGGCCGGCGCCGGCCAGCGCCCGGTTGCCATTTCCGCCGACGCCAATCTCAAGTACGCCGAAGTGGTGAAGATAGCCGACCGCCTGCATCAGGCCGGCATCAAGCGCGTGGCGCTGACCGTCAAGCAAATCAGCAAGCAATGA
- a CDS encoding cell envelope integrity protein TolA: protein MSSQASSSPRPWAFIASALFHAGVIGLLLWGGLQTTPPPSPAPLALELWTTAPPPPPAATSPAAPAPQPAPEPRPAAATPPAEVNLGKKNEPKHETPKPEPKPAAEPEPKKPKHEPKPAEPEKKIPEKAKPAEKAPDKKEAKTHTPPAAKPGHKTAKAYNNEADDLLSSLDSSRTSGKPNARSDQAGSKHGVAGGAVNGSGVNAGWIDLVKAKVTPLVQVPPGIAGNPAAVLRVTLLPTLEVRAVQLVKSSGVPAYDDAVQRAVWEAKTFPKLPAGANFNDGYRTFTLTFRPR from the coding sequence ATGAGCTCGCAAGCGTCCTCCTCTCCGCGCCCTTGGGCCTTCATCGCCTCGGCGCTGTTCCACGCCGGCGTGATCGGCCTGCTGCTGTGGGGCGGCCTGCAAACCACGCCGCCGCCCAGCCCGGCGCCGCTGGCGCTGGAGCTGTGGACCACCGCGCCGCCGCCTCCGCCGGCGGCGACTTCCCCGGCCGCTCCGGCGCCGCAGCCGGCGCCGGAACCCAGACCGGCGGCGGCGACGCCGCCGGCCGAGGTCAACCTGGGCAAGAAGAACGAGCCCAAACACGAGACGCCGAAACCGGAACCCAAGCCGGCGGCCGAACCCGAGCCGAAGAAACCCAAGCACGAGCCCAAACCGGCCGAGCCGGAGAAAAAAATCCCGGAAAAGGCCAAGCCGGCGGAAAAAGCGCCGGACAAGAAAGAAGCCAAGACCCACACGCCGCCCGCGGCCAAGCCGGGCCACAAGACCGCCAAGGCCTACAACAACGAGGCCGACGACCTGCTCTCCAGCCTGGACAGCTCGCGCACCAGCGGCAAGCCGAACGCGCGCAGCGACCAGGCCGGCAGCAAGCACGGCGTGGCCGGCGGCGCGGTCAACGGCTCCGGCGTCAACGCCGGCTGGATCGATCTGGTCAAGGCCAAGGTGACGCCGCTGGTGCAGGTTCCGCCGGGCATCGCCGGCAATCCGGCGGCGGTGCTGCGGGTGACGCTGCTGCCGACGCTGGAAGTCCGCGCGGTGCAACTGGTGAAAAGCAGCGGCGTTCCGGCCTATGATGATGCCGTGCAACGCGCGGTGTGGGAGGCCAAGACCTTTCCCAAACTGCCGGCGGGAGCCAACTTCAACGACGGCTACCGCACGTTTACCCTGACCTTCCGTCCGCGCTGA
- the tolB gene encoding Tol-Pal system beta propeller repeat protein TolB: protein MPSLKALLRGMLVAAMLVAGSARAELNIEIIGGGASRHAISVLPFKDEAPTQGNLTPVIRNDLALSGAFRLIDPSAVANVPFEPADIRYPLWQAAGAQSLAIGKVESAGGGQIKISFRLMDASQRKQLTGGEFTVTPDRSRQVAHAIADMIYEAITGQKGFFNTRLAYVLKSGRNYALQISDVDGQRSQTILRSSEPIISPSWSPSGRHIAYVSFASQKPVVWVQDLATGQRRAVANFKGSNSAPAWSPDGSRLAVVLTTSGNSQIYIINAAGGPARRLMYNGGIDTEPTFSPDGAMVYFVSDRSGNPQIYRVPVNGGDAQRVTWEGNYNVSPKLSPDGKTLVYIRRSAGNFRVMSQDLATNDSRQLSDGSYSERPSFAPNGRMVLYSSAVGGQSVLYAATADGSSKVKLAVLNGDVQDPAWGPFNNP from the coding sequence ATGCCGAGTTTGAAAGCCCTGTTGCGGGGCATGCTGGTGGCGGCGATGCTGGTCGCCGGCAGCGCCCGCGCCGAACTGAACATCGAAATCATAGGCGGCGGCGCCAGCCGCCACGCCATCTCCGTGCTGCCGTTCAAGGACGAAGCGCCGACCCAGGGCAACCTGACGCCGGTGATCCGCAACGACCTGGCGCTGTCCGGCGCCTTCCGCCTGATCGACCCCTCCGCCGTCGCCAACGTGCCGTTCGAACCGGCCGACATCCGCTATCCGCTGTGGCAGGCCGCCGGCGCCCAGTCGCTGGCGATCGGCAAGGTGGAAAGCGCCGGCGGCGGCCAGATCAAGATCAGCTTCCGGCTGATGGACGCGTCGCAGCGCAAGCAGCTGACCGGCGGCGAATTCACGGTAACGCCGGACCGCAGCCGCCAGGTGGCGCACGCGATCGCCGACATGATCTACGAGGCGATCACCGGCCAGAAGGGCTTCTTCAACACCCGCCTGGCCTATGTGCTGAAGTCCGGCCGCAACTACGCGCTGCAGATTTCCGATGTGGACGGCCAGCGCAGCCAGACCATCCTGCGCTCCAGCGAGCCGATCATCTCGCCCAGCTGGAGCCCGAGCGGCCGCCACATCGCCTACGTGTCCTTCGCCAGCCAGAAACCGGTTGTGTGGGTGCAGGACCTGGCCACCGGCCAGCGCCGCGCGGTCGCCAACTTCAAGGGCAGCAATTCCGCCCCGGCCTGGAGCCCGGACGGCAGCCGGCTGGCCGTGGTGCTGACCACCAGCGGCAACTCGCAGATCTACATCATCAACGCCGCCGGCGGCCCGGCGCGCCGCCTGATGTACAACGGCGGCATCGACACCGAGCCCACTTTCAGCCCGGACGGCGCCATGGTGTACTTCGTCTCCGACCGCAGCGGCAATCCGCAGATCTACCGGGTGCCGGTAAACGGCGGCGACGCCCAGCGCGTTACCTGGGAGGGCAATTACAATGTTTCGCCCAAATTGTCGCCGGATGGCAAGACACTGGTCTATATTCGACGTTCCGCCGGCAATTTCCGTGTGATGTCGCAGGATTTGGCAACTAATGACAGCAGGCAGTTGTCTGACGGTAGTTACAGTGAGCGCCCCAGTTTCGCGCCCAATGGCCGCATGGTGCTGTATTCCAGCGCCGTCGGCGGCCAGAGCGTGCTGTACGCGGCCACCGCCGACGGCAGCAGCAAGGTGAAGCTGGCCGTGCTCAATGGTGATGTTCAGGACCCGGCATGGGGTCCATTCAATAATCCTTGA
- a CDS encoding OmpA family protein: protein MNLKQLALATAVATLLAACASTKPAETPAAPVTQAPTTQAPTTSGSDQGQVAMDPLNDPNSPLAKRSVYFAFDSSAVEGDGKTTVANHSEYLKGHDKKVIIQGNTDARGSREYNLALGQRRAESVKRAMEVLGVKDSQLEAVSFGKEKPKATGHSDADYAENRRADIVYQGQ, encoded by the coding sequence ATGAACCTGAAACAACTCGCCCTCGCCACCGCCGTCGCCACGCTGCTCGCCGCCTGCGCCAGCACCAAGCCGGCGGAGACCCCGGCCGCGCCGGTGACCCAGGCCCCGACCACCCAGGCGCCGACGACGTCCGGCAGCGACCAGGGCCAGGTGGCGATGGACCCGCTGAACGACCCGAACAGCCCGCTGGCCAAGCGCAGCGTGTACTTCGCCTTTGACTCCTCCGCCGTGGAGGGCGATGGCAAGACCACCGTCGCCAACCATTCCGAATACCTGAAGGGCCACGACAAGAAGGTGATCATCCAGGGCAATACCGACGCCCGCGGCAGCCGCGAATACAACCTGGCCCTGGGCCAGCGCCGCGCCGAGAGCGTCAAGCGCGCGATGGAAGTGCTGGGCGTGAAGGACAGCCAGCTGGAAGCCGTCAGCTTCGGCAAGGAAAAACCCAAGGCCACCGGCCACAGCGACGCCGACTACGCCGAAAACCGCCGCGCCGACATCGTTTACCAGGGCCAGTAA